The following coding sequences lie in one Mesorhizobium sp. DCY119 genomic window:
- a CDS encoding AAA family ATPase — translation MFVIFDLDGTIADIGHRVHHVRGGKKDWAAFFRECVFDRGVSHVIETFHAHLRAGHKVRIWSARSDVVRAETENWLSDMGIDPCYLQHMRAAGDSTPDAVLKRYWLSQEHGRPDLVYDDRQRVVDMWRAEGIPCFQVVANWEDEGRIIPPVHDGSLLTLMVGPSGAGKTKYAKGLPGYISSDDLRAEYTGNFQDQSRNEDVFTALHRIAKARLDSGLSVCIDATNLRRRDRLACVSLAPVGSAISYVVVDRPLADKKATAGWRNEVLIGDKTLVEVHHERMQSALRDILAGDGLPNVSVVDMRVGEWREAA, via the coding sequence GTGTTCGTCATTTTTGACTTAGACGGCACTATTGCCGATATCGGCCATCGCGTGCACCACGTCCGCGGCGGCAAGAAAGATTGGGCGGCGTTCTTCCGTGAATGCGTCTTTGATCGTGGCGTTTCTCACGTCATCGAGACGTTTCACGCACACCTCCGCGCTGGCCACAAAGTTCGCATTTGGTCGGCCCGCAGCGACGTCGTTCGAGCCGAAACCGAAAACTGGCTTTCCGATATGGGCATTGACCCTTGCTACCTGCAGCACATGCGGGCAGCAGGAGACAGCACGCCAGACGCTGTTCTGAAGCGCTACTGGTTGTCGCAGGAACACGGGCGGCCTGACCTCGTTTACGACGATCGGCAGCGCGTGGTCGATATGTGGCGGGCAGAAGGGATTCCCTGCTTTCAGGTTGTCGCCAACTGGGAGGACGAAGGGCGGATAATTCCGCCTGTTCATGACGGCTCGCTCTTGACCTTGATGGTGGGTCCGAGCGGAGCGGGCAAGACCAAATACGCTAAGGGCTTGCCAGGATACATTTCGAGCGACGATCTCCGTGCCGAATATACTGGCAATTTTCAAGACCAGTCGCGAAACGAAGACGTTTTCACTGCCCTGCATCGAATCGCAAAGGCTCGGCTCGATAGCGGGCTTTCGGTATGCATCGACGCCACCAACCTTCGCAGGCGGGACCGTTTGGCGTGCGTGTCGCTGGCGCCAGTCGGTTCTGCCATTTCCTATGTTGTTGTCGATCGACCGCTTGCCGACAAGAAGGCGACGGCTGGCTGGCGCAACGAAGTGTTGATCGGCGATAAGACGCTGGTCGAAGTGCACCACGAGCGCATGCAGTCCGCCTTGCGTGACATTCTTGCGGGTGATGGCCTGCCGAATGTTTCGGTCGTGGATATGCGCGTTGGCGAGTGGAGAGAGGCTGCATGA
- a CDS encoding RNA ligase, protein MTHFRINHIDDVLPHLDGRQEFVVADKGDYTVIDYVYALPDSFDHPARLECRGIKFAPDGRILARPFHKFFNVGERPETQPHVLDFSRPHTIMEKLDGSMIHPAIVNGEVVFMTRMGRTDHAVRAERHITSKLRNACHAMLEAGATPIFEWTAPDNRIVVRYDRSDLTLLAIRKNASGEYLPTSLQWAFSRESCIDLVEHHTPQHTTATEFLAYARAIQGAEGFVVRFEDGTMVKAKGEDYVLKHRAKDSILQEKNILALVLSGGLDDVLPLLDEADADAAREYAASVEAGVKRRADDLADFVAANSNLPQKDFALQAIPRLPVDLRSPAFMVRAGQEAREVIRARIAANTTSQTKVDESRALHGARWVA, encoded by the coding sequence ATGACCCACTTCCGCATCAACCACATTGACGATGTTCTTCCGCACCTCGACGGCAGGCAGGAGTTCGTAGTCGCCGACAAGGGCGATTACACTGTCATCGACTACGTTTACGCGTTGCCTGACAGCTTCGACCACCCGGCTCGGTTAGAATGCCGCGGCATCAAGTTTGCGCCCGATGGCAGAATTTTGGCTCGCCCGTTTCACAAATTCTTCAACGTCGGAGAGCGGCCAGAAACGCAGCCTCATGTTCTGGATTTCAGTCGGCCGCACACAATCATGGAGAAGCTTGACGGCTCGATGATCCATCCTGCGATCGTCAATGGCGAAGTGGTCTTCATGACGCGCATGGGGCGAACCGATCATGCGGTTAGGGCGGAGCGGCATATCACTTCCAAGCTTCGAAACGCCTGTCACGCCATGTTGGAGGCCGGCGCGACACCAATCTTTGAGTGGACGGCTCCGGATAACCGCATTGTGGTTCGCTACGATCGTAGTGACCTTACTCTTCTTGCCATCCGAAAGAACGCGTCTGGCGAGTATCTGCCAACTTCACTCCAATGGGCATTCTCTCGTGAATCGTGCATTGATTTGGTCGAGCACCACACGCCCCAACACACCACAGCCACAGAATTCCTCGCCTACGCCAGAGCAATACAGGGCGCCGAGGGATTTGTTGTCCGATTCGAGGACGGCACGATGGTTAAGGCAAAGGGCGAAGACTATGTTCTGAAACACCGCGCCAAAGACAGTATATTGCAGGAAAAGAACATCCTAGCGCTTGTTCTGTCAGGTGGCCTGGATGACGTCTTGCCGCTGCTTGATGAAGCTGACGCCGATGCGGCGCGAGAATATGCGGCATCGGTTGAGGCTGGTGTGAAGCGTCGAGCCGACGACCTTGCCGACTTCGTGGCAGCGAACAGTAATCTCCCACAGAAAGACTTTGCGCTTCAGGCCATCCCACGCTTGCCTGTTGATCTACGGTCACCTGCCTTCATGGTCCGCGCAGGCCAAGAGGCGCGCGAAGTCATCCGCGCTCGCATCGCTGCAAACACCACCAGCCAGACGAAGGTCGACGAAAGCCGCGCATTGCACGGCGCACGTTGGGTAGCCTAA